The Caretta caretta isolate rCarCar2 chromosome 5, rCarCar1.hap1, whole genome shotgun sequence genome contains a region encoding:
- the TPGS2 gene encoding tubulin polyglutamylase complex subunit 2 isoform X3, with amino-acid sequence MEDKPYSSLKPSLDRLTLGVTRILETSPGVDEVTFVEKEPAERHSIVSWEQKNSCVLPEDLKNFYLMSDGFHMTWSVKFDDNPMPLGSMVINSISKLSRLGGSSAYALPNAPTLADLEGDTDEEGNEDQPEKPHFDSRSLIFELDPCNGNGKVCLVYKHTKPAMV; translated from the exons ATGGAGGACAAGCCTTACAGCAGCCTCAAGCCCTCTCTGGACAGGCTCACCCTGGGGGTCACCCGAATATTAG AAACTTCTCCAGGAGTCGATGAGGTGACATTTGTGGAAAAGGAGCCAGCTGAACGTCACTCTATTGTTTCCTGGGAGCAG AAAAACTCCTGTGTATTGCCAGAGGATTTAAAGAATTTCTACCTAATGAGCGATGGCTTCCACATGACCTGGAGTGTAAAATTTGATG ATAACCCCATGCCACTGGGCTCCATGGTGATTAACAGCATCTCTAAGCTAAGTCGCCTCGGCGGATCATCGGCGTATGCCCTACCCAATGCACCGACCCTCGCTGACCTGGAAGGTGATACGGATGAGGAAG gtaaTGAAGACCAGCCAGAAAAACCTCACTTTGACTCTCGTAGCCTGATATTTGAATTGGACCCATGCAATGGGAACGGGAAAGTTTGCCTTGTTTATAAGCATACCAAGCCAG